Proteins from one Streptococcus mitis B6 genomic window:
- the rlmB gene encoding 23S rRNA (guanosine(2251)-2'-O)-methyltransferase RlmB yields the protein MKTNDIVYGVHAVTEALLANTGNKLYLQEDLRGKNVEKVKELATEKKVSISWTSKKSLSEMTEGAVHQGFVLRVSEFAYSELDHILEKTHQEENPLLLILDGLTDPHNLGSILRTADATNVSGVIIPKHRAVGVTPVVAKTATGAIEHVPIARVTNLSQTLDKLKDEGFWTFGTDMNGTPCHKWNTKGKIALIIGNEGKGISSNIKKQVDEMITIPMNGHVQSLNASVAAAILMYEVFRNRL from the coding sequence ATGAAAACAAATGATATTGTCTATGGCGTTCACGCCGTTACCGAAGCCCTCCTTGCAAATACTGGCAATAAACTCTACCTCCAAGAAGATCTCCGAGGTAAGAATGTTGAGAAAGTCAAGGAACTGGCTACAGAAAAGAAGGTGTCCATTTCTTGGACCTCAAAAAAATCCCTTTCTGAGATGACTGAAGGTGCTGTCCACCAAGGTTTTGTTCTACGAGTATCTGAATTTGCCTATAGCGAGCTAGATCACATTCTTGAAAAAACACACCAAGAAGAAAATCCTTTGCTATTGATTCTGGACGGGTTAACTGATCCTCACAACTTAGGCTCCATCTTAAGAACCGCTGATGCGACCAATGTTTCAGGAGTCATCATTCCCAAGCACCGTGCTGTCGGAGTTACTCCTGTTGTTGCCAAAACGGCCACAGGTGCTATCGAGCACGTTCCCATCGCCCGAGTGACCAATCTAAGCCAAACTCTGGACAAACTCAAGGATGAAGGATTCTGGACCTTTGGAACGGATATGAATGGGACTCCTTGCCACAAGTGGAATACAAAAGGGAAAATTGCCCTCATCATCGGAAATGAAGGAAAAGGCATCTCTAGCAACATCAAAAAACAGGTCGATGAAATGATTACCATTCCTATGAATGGACATGTTCAAAGCCTTAATGCCAGTGTGGCTGCAGCCATTCTCATGTACGAAGTTTTTCGAAATAGACTATAA
- the trxB gene encoding thioredoxin-disulfide reductase gives MYDTIIIGAGPAGMTAALYAARSNLKVALIEGGLPGGQMNNTSDIENYPGYANISGPELAEKMFEPLENLGVEHIYGYVENVEDHGHFKKVMTDDQTYETRTVIVATGSKHRPLGVPGEEELNSRGVSYCAVCDGAFFRDQDLLVVGGGDSAVEEALFLTRFAKTVTIVHRRDQLRAQKVLQDRAFANEKISFIWDSVVKEIKGENRVESVVFENVKTGQVTEQAFGGVFIYVGLDPLSDFVKELNIQDQAGWIVTDNHMKTAVDGIFAVGDVRQKDLRQVATAVGDGAIAGQEAYKFITEHC, from the coding sequence ATGTACGATACTATTATTATCGGTGCTGGACCTGCAGGTATGACTGCAGCCTTGTATGCTGCTCGAAGCAATCTGAAAGTAGCCTTGATTGAAGGTGGTCTGCCAGGTGGTCAGATGAATAATACATCTGATATTGAAAATTATCCTGGATACGCTAATATTAGTGGGCCAGAATTGGCAGAAAAAATGTTTGAACCGCTTGAAAATCTTGGTGTTGAGCACATTTATGGTTATGTTGAAAATGTAGAAGACCATGGTCATTTTAAGAAAGTGATGACTGATGACCAAACATATGAAACACGTACCGTTATCGTAGCGACTGGTTCTAAACACCGTCCTTTGGGAGTACCTGGAGAAGAAGAACTGAACAGTCGTGGTGTTTCTTACTGTGCCGTGTGTGATGGTGCTTTCTTCCGTGACCAAGATTTGTTGGTAGTTGGTGGTGGAGATTCAGCTGTTGAAGAAGCCCTCTTCTTGACTCGTTTTGCTAAGACTGTTACCATTGTTCACCGTCGTGACCAACTTCGTGCTCAAAAGGTTTTACAAGACCGCGCCTTTGCGAATGAGAAAATCAGCTTTATCTGGGATTCTGTAGTCAAGGAAATCAAGGGTGAAAACCGAGTAGAATCTGTCGTTTTTGAAAACGTAAAAACAGGTCAAGTGACAGAGCAAGCCTTCGGTGGCGTCTTTATCTATGTTGGCTTGGACCCTCTTAGCGATTTTGTTAAAGAATTGAATATCCAAGATCAGGCTGGCTGGATTGTGACAGACAACCACATGAAAACTGCAGTTGATGGTATCTTTGCAGTTGGAGATGTTCGCCAAAAAGACCTTCGCCAAGTAGCAACAGCAGTTGGAGATGGCGCTATCGCTGGTCAAGAAGCCTACAAATTTATTACAGAACATTGTTAA
- a CDS encoding DUF4059 family protein, which yields MLLQLFSLYFESLILTTILVLIFLGIWIGLRAMSGVDKTAKARQAHLYDMIMIGVLVVPVLSFAVMSLILVFKA from the coding sequence ATGCTACTGCAACTATTTTCTTTATATTTCGAGAGTTTGATCTTGACCACCATCCTCGTCCTGATTTTTTTAGGGATTTGGATTGGACTGAGAGCCATGTCGGGAGTGGATAAGACAGCCAAGGCTCGCCAAGCCCATCTCTATGATATGATTATGATTGGAGTCTTGGTTGTTCCAGTATTATCCTTTGCGGTTATGAGTTTAATTCTTGTCTTCAAGGCATAA
- a CDS encoding amino acid ABC transporter ATP-binding protein, whose protein sequence is MIKISNLSKSFSGQTVLDHLNLDIQKGEVVALIGSSGAGKSTFLRSLNYLETPDSGSIQIDDFSVDFSKITQEEILALRRKLSMVFQQFNLFERRTALDNVKEGLVVVKKLSDQEATKIAKEELAKVGLSDRENHYPRHLSGGQKQRVALARALAMKPDVLLLDEPTSALDPELVGEVEKSIADAAKSGQTMILVSHDMSFVAQVADKILFLDKGKIIESGTPDEIIHHPKEERTKEFFASYKRTYI, encoded by the coding sequence ATGATTAAGATTTCGAATTTAAGCAAATCCTTTTCAGGACAGACTGTCTTGGATCATCTGAACTTGGATATTCAAAAAGGGGAAGTTGTAGCCTTGATTGGTTCTTCAGGAGCTGGAAAATCAACTTTCCTTCGTAGTCTCAATTATCTTGAAACACCTGACAGTGGCTCTATTCAAATTGATGATTTTTCAGTTGATTTTTCTAAAATCACTCAAGAAGAAATCCTCGCCCTTCGTCGTAAGTTGTCTATGGTTTTTCAGCAGTTTAATTTGTTTGAACGCCGCACAGCACTTGATAATGTGAAAGAAGGCTTGGTTGTCGTCAAGAAATTATCTGACCAAGAAGCGACTAAGATTGCCAAGGAAGAGTTGGCTAAGGTTGGGCTTTCTGACCGTGAAAACCATTACCCTCGCCATTTATCAGGTGGACAAAAGCAACGAGTTGCTCTAGCGCGTGCCCTTGCTATGAAACCAGATGTCTTGCTTTTAGATGAACCAACTTCAGCCCTTGACCCAGAATTGGTTGGTGAAGTAGAGAAGTCTATTGCAGATGCTGCTAAGTCAGGTCAAACCATGATTTTGGTTAGTCATGACATGTCCTTTGTAGCCCAAGTTGCTGATAAGATTCTCTTCTTAGATAAGGGGAAAATCATTGAGTCTGGAACACCGGATGAGATTATCCACCATCCTAAAGAAGAACGAACAAAAGAATTCTTCGCTAGTTACAAACGGACTTATATTTGA
- a CDS encoding amino acid ABC transporter permease, with amino-acid sequence MNVTTILASDWYQNLMQLIPDGKLFSLRSVFDGIPRIVQQLPTTIMLTIGGALFGLVLALLFAIVKINRVKILYPLQAFFVSFLKGTPILVQLMLTYYGIPLALKALNQQWGTGLNINAIPAAAFAIVAFAFNEAAYASETIRAAILSVNPGEIEAARSLGMTRAQVYRRVIIPNAAVVATPTLINSLIGLTKGTSLAFSAGVVEVFAQAQILGGADYRYFERFISVALVYWVVNIGIESLGRFIERKMAISAPDTVQTDVKGDLR; translated from the coding sequence ATGAATGTTACAACGATTTTAGCATCAGATTGGTACCAAAACTTGATGCAATTGATTCCAGATGGCAAGCTGTTTAGCCTGCGTTCGGTCTTTGATGGAATCCCTAGAATTGTCCAACAACTGCCAACAACGATTATGTTGACAATTGGTGGTGCCCTTTTTGGCTTGGTTTTGGCGCTTCTTTTTGCCATTGTGAAAATCAATCGTGTCAAGATTTTATATCCCTTGCAGGCCTTCTTTGTTAGCTTCTTAAAAGGGACACCGATTTTGGTGCAACTTATGTTGACCTACTACGGAATTCCTTTGGCTCTAAAAGCTCTCAATCAGCAATGGGGGACTGGTCTCAATATCAATGCTATTCCAGCTGCAGCTTTTGCGATTGTTGCCTTTGCTTTTAATGAGGCGGCTTATGCCAGTGAAACCATTCGTGCAGCCATTCTCTCAGTCAATCCTGGTGAGATTGAGGCGGCACGTAGTTTGGGTATGACTCGAGCGCAAGTTTATCGTCGAGTGATTATTCCAAATGCAGCCGTTGTGGCGACTCCAACCTTAATCAATTCCCTAATCGGTTTGACCAAGGGAACTTCCCTAGCCTTCAGTGCGGGTGTTGTGGAAGTCTTTGCCCAAGCTCAGATTCTAGGTGGAGCTGATTATCGTTACTTTGAGAGATTCATCTCTGTAGCCCTTGTTTATTGGGTAGTCAATATCGGAATTGAAAGTCTTGGTCGTTTCATTGAGAGAAAAATGGCTATTTCTGCACCCGATACAGTGCAAACAGATGTGAAAGGAGACCTTCGTTAA
- a CDS encoding arsenate reductase family protein codes for MLEFIEYPKCSTCKKAKQELNQLGVDYKVVHIVEETPSQEVILNWLETSGFELKQFFNTSGIKYRELGLKDKVGSLSNQEAAELLASDGMLLKRPILVENGTVKQIGYRKAYEELGLR; via the coding sequence ATGTTAGAATTTATCGAATACCCAAAATGTTCAACTTGTAAAAAAGCAAAACAAGAATTAAATCAACTCGGTGTGGACTATAAAGTCGTCCATATCGTAGAAGAAACACCTAGTCAAGAAGTCATTTTAAACTGGCTAGAAACCTCAGGGTTCGAGCTAAAGCAATTTTTCAACACCAGTGGAATCAAATACCGTGAATTGGGGCTGAAAGATAAGGTAGGAAGTCTGTCAAACCAAGAAGCAGCTGAGTTGCTAGCAAGTGACGGTATGTTGTTAAAACGACCGATTTTAGTAGAAAATGGAACTGTTAAGCAAATCGGTTATCGAAAAGCTTACGAAGAATTGGGATTGAGATAG
- a CDS encoding methylated-DNA--[protein]-cysteine S-methyltransferase, with protein MQKKYAKMLYSSPIGFLSLVADDQYLYGIWVQDQKHFERGLGDETIEEVASHPILDSVIACLDDYFKGRYQDLSNLPLAPIGTDFEKRVWSYLQGIPYGQTVTYGQIAQDLQVASAQAIGGAVGRNPWSILVPCHRVLGAGKRLTGYAAGVEKKAWLLEHEGVGFKDINNRK; from the coding sequence ATGCAAAAGAAGTATGCCAAAATGCTCTATTCTTCGCCAATTGGCTTCCTTTCTCTCGTAGCTGATGACCAATATCTGTATGGAATTTGGGTACAGGACCAGAAGCATTTTGAGAGGGGGCTAGGAGATGAAACGATAGAAGAAGTTGCTAGCCATCCTATTTTAGACTCCGTTATTGCTTGCTTAGATGATTACTTTAAAGGCAGGTATCAGGATTTATCCAACTTACCTTTGGCTCCAATCGGTACGGATTTTGAAAAGCGAGTTTGGTCCTATTTACAGGGAATTCCTTATGGTCAGACAGTGACCTATGGACAAATAGCTCAAGACCTGCAAGTGGCTTCTGCTCAAGCAATTGGTGGAGCTGTAGGACGAAATCCTTGGTCCATCCTAGTACCTTGTCATCGGGTGCTAGGAGCTGGCAAGCGTCTGACAGGTTATGCTGCAGGAGTGGAAAAGAAAGCCTGGCTCTTGGAGCATGAAGGCGTAGGTTTTAAAGATATAAATAATAGAAAGTGA
- a CDS encoding GNAT family N-acetyltransferase: MEIRLAFPNEVDAIMQVMEDAKKCLAEAGSDQWQNGYPNADIIIEDIISGQAYVALEEGELLAYAAVTKSPEEAYEAIYEGNWQAGESEYLVFHRIAVAADVQGQGVAQTFLEGLIEGFDYLDFRSDTHVANKAMQHIFEKLGFKQVGKVPVDGERLAYQKLKK; this comes from the coding sequence ATGGAGATTCGTTTAGCTTTTCCAAATGAAGTAGATGCTATTATGCAGGTGATGGAGGATGCTAAGAAATGTTTAGCAGAAGCTGGTAGTGACCAGTGGCAAAATGGTTATCCAAATGCTGATATTATTATTGAGGATATAATCTCAGGACAAGCATACGTAGCCTTGGAAGAGGGAGAACTACTAGCCTATGCTGCTGTGACCAAGAGTCCAGAGGAGGCCTATGAAGCCATTTATGAGGGCAACTGGCAAGCTGGAGAGTCAGAGTACCTAGTCTTTCATCGTATCGCTGTGGCAGCAGATGTCCAGGGACAAGGAGTGGCTCAAACCTTTTTAGAGGGCTTGATTGAAGGTTTTGATTATCTAGATTTTCGCTCAGATACGCATGTTGCAAACAAGGCCATGCAACATATTTTTGAAAAACTTGGTTTTAAACAGGTCGGTAAGGTACCAGTAGATGGTGAACGCTTGGCCTATCAAAAATTAAAGAAATAA
- a CDS encoding DUF1836 domain-containing protein, whose amino-acid sequence MKATFSYPKWAEIPNIDLYLDQVLLYVNQVCAPVSPDKDKGLTASMVNNYVKHGYLTKPDKKKYQRQQIARLIAITTLKSVFSIQEIAQTLNTLQSQASSDQLYDAFVDYMNQGIDPANPIIQTSCQTVKLFHQALDLIHHTQEEVIR is encoded by the coding sequence ATGAAAGCTACCTTTTCCTACCCAAAATGGGCAGAAATTCCAAACATTGACCTCTATCTGGACCAGGTTTTACTATATGTCAATCAGGTCTGCGCCCCTGTCTCTCCAGATAAGGACAAGGGCCTAACAGCATCTATGGTTAACAATTATGTTAAACATGGTTACCTGACAAAGCCTGACAAGAAAAAATACCAACGCCAACAGATTGCCCGTTTGATTGCTATCACAACCCTCAAGTCGGTATTCTCTATTCAAGAAATAGCTCAGACACTGAATACTCTGCAAAGTCAAGCAAGTTCAGACCAACTCTATGATGCTTTTGTGGACTACATGAACCAAGGAATTGACCCAGCTAACCCCATTATCCAAACCAGCTGCCAAACCGTTAAACTCTTTCATCAAGCTCTAGACTTAATCCATCATACTCAAGAGGAGGTAATCCGATGA
- the trhA gene encoding PAQR family membrane homeostasis protein TrhA has protein sequence MNTSLKLSKQLSFGEEIANSVTHAVGAVIMLILLPISSTYSYETHGFLSSIGVSIFVISLFLMFLSSTIYHSMAYGSTHKYVLRIIDHSMIYVAIAGSYTPVVLTLMNNWFGYLIIAIQWGTTIFGILYKIFAKKVNEKFSLALYLIMGWLVLAIIPAIISQTTPIFWSLMVTGGLCYTVGAGFYAKKKPYFHMIWHLFILAASALQYIAIVYYM, from the coding sequence ATGAACACTAGTCTTAAACTCAGCAAACAACTCAGTTTTGGAGAGGAAATTGCTAATAGCGTGACCCATGCTGTGGGTGCCGTCATCATGCTTATCTTGCTGCCTATTTCATCCACCTATAGTTATGAGACACACGGATTTTTATCATCTATCGGCGTTTCCATTTTCGTTATTAGTCTCTTTCTCATGTTTCTATCATCCACCATTTATCACTCTATGGCTTATGGTTCGACCCATAAATATGTCTTGCGGATCATCGACCATTCTATGATTTATGTTGCTATTGCAGGCTCATACACGCCCGTCGTCTTAACCTTGATGAATAACTGGTTTGGCTATCTAATTATTGCCATCCAGTGGGGAACGACCATCTTTGGTATTCTCTATAAAATCTTTGCTAAAAAAGTCAATGAGAAATTTAGCCTTGCTCTTTACCTGATTATGGGCTGGTTGGTTTTAGCTATCATTCCTGCCATTATCAGTCAAACAACGCCAATTTTCTGGAGTCTCATGGTAACTGGCGGACTTTGTTATACAGTTGGAGCTGGATTTTACGCCAAGAAGAAACCTTATTTCCACATGATTTGGCATCTTTTTATCCTAGCCGCATCTGCCCTCCAATACATCGCCATTGTTTATTACATGTAA
- the pdxT gene encoding pyridoxal 5'-phosphate synthase glutaminase subunit PdxT: MKIGILALQGAFAEHAKVLEQLGVESVEIRNLDDFQKHQSDLSGLILPGGESTTMGKLLREQDMMIPIREAILSGLPAFGTCAGLILLAKEISSQKESHLGTMDMVVERNAYGRQLGSFYTEAECKGVGQIPMTFIRGPIISSVGQGVEILARVDNQIVAAQEKNMLVTSFHPELTDDVRLHQYFINMCKEKS, from the coding sequence ATGAAAATTGGAATATTGGCCTTGCAAGGTGCCTTTGCAGAGCATGCAAAAGTACTAGAGCAATTAGGTGTTGAGAGTGTTGAAATCAGAAATCTAGATGATTTTCAGAAACATCAGAGTGACTTGTCGGGTTTGATTTTGCCTGGTGGGGAATCTACAACCATGGGCAAGCTCTTACGTGAGCAGGACATGATGATTCCCATTCGAGAAGCCATTCTATCTGGTTTACCAGCCTTTGGAACCTGCGCGGGCTTAATTCTCTTAGCTAAAGAAATTTCTTCTCAGAAAGAAAGTCATCTTGGAACTATGGATATGGTGGTCGAGCGCAATGCCTATGGGCGCCAATTAGGAAGTTTCTACACGGAAGCAGAATGTAAGGGAGTCGGTCAGATTCCAATGACTTTTATTCGCGGTCCGATTATCAGCAGTGTTGGGCAGGGTGTAGAAATTTTAGCAAGAGTTGATAATCAAATCGTTGCAGCCCAAGAAAAAAATATGCTGGTAACCTCTTTTCATCCGGAATTGACTGATGATGTGCGTTTGCACCAGTACTTTATCAATATGTGTAAAGAAAAAAGTTGA
- the pdxS gene encoding pyridoxal 5'-phosphate synthase lyase subunit PdxS, translated as MTENRYELNKNLAQMLKGGVIMDVQNPEQARIAEAAGAAAVMALERIPADIRAAGGVSRMSDPKMIKEIQEAVSIPVMAKVRIGHFVEAQILEAIEIDYIDESEVLSPADDRFHVDKKEFQVPFVCGAKDLGEALRRIAEGASMIRTKGEPGTGDIVQAVRHMRMMNQEIRRIQNLREDELYVAAKDLQVPVELVQYVHEHGKLPVVNFAAGGVATPADAALMMQLGAEGVFVGSGIFKSEDPVKRASAIVKAVTNFRNPKILAQISEDLGEAMVGINENEIQILMAERGK; from the coding sequence ATGACTGAAAATCGTTATGAATTAAATAAAAACTTGGCACAGATGCTCAAGGGCGGTGTTATCATGGACGTTCAGAACCCTGAACAAGCCCGTATTGCAGAGGCTGCTGGTGCGGCAGCTGTGATGGCCTTGGAACGAATTCCGGCTGATATTCGTGCGGCTGGTGGAGTTTCCCGCATGAGTGATCCAAAGATGATTAAGGAAATCCAAGAAGCGGTTAGTATTCCAGTAATGGCTAAGGTCAGAATCGGGCATTTTGTGGAAGCTCAGATTTTAGAGGCTATTGAAATTGACTATATCGACGAGAGTGAAGTTCTATCGCCAGCTGACGACCGTTTCCATGTGGACAAGAAAGAATTCCAAGTTCCTTTTGTCTGTGGGGCTAAGGACTTGGGTGAAGCCTTGCGTCGTATCGCTGAAGGTGCTTCCATGATTCGTACCAAAGGAGAACCGGGTACAGGGGATATCGTCCAAGCCGTTCGCCATATGCGCATGATGAATCAGGAAATTCGCCGCATTCAAAATCTACGCGAGGACGAACTTTATGTTGCTGCCAAGGACTTGCAAGTCCCTGTAGAATTGGTTCAATATGTCCATGAACATGGAAAATTGCCAGTTGTAAACTTTGCGGCTGGAGGTGTTGCAACGCCAGCAGATGCTGCGCTGATGATGCAATTAGGGGCAGAAGGTGTATTTGTCGGTTCAGGTATTTTCAAATCAGAAGATCCTGTTAAACGAGCGAGTGCCATTGTTAAGGCTGTGACTAACTTCCGTAATCCTAAAATCCTAGCTCAAATCTCTGAAGATTTAGGAGAAGCCATGGTTGGTATCAATGAAAATGAAATCCAAATCCTCATGGCTGAGCGAGGAAAATAG